The Coregonus clupeaformis isolate EN_2021a chromosome 26, ASM2061545v1, whole genome shotgun sequence genome window below encodes:
- the LOC121540166 gene encoding protein furry homolog-like isoform X14, with translation MLSLQDSVFFEISIKSLLKSWSGSSSAPVNSVSRRRTPSVAPLSWEKRNAAAMSSITIDPELKPGEFVIKSLFAEFAVLAEKKIEVVMAEPLEKPLSRSLQRGEDAQFDQLISSMSSVAEHCLPSLLRTLFDWYRRQSGTEDESYEYRPRSSTKSKGDEQHRDKDFLLERRDLAIDFIFCLVSVEVLKQIPLHPVPDSLVHEVLNLAFKHFKHKEGYPGPNTGNVHIIADLYAEVIGVLTQSKFQAVRKKFITELKELRQKEQSPYVVQSIISLIMGMKFFRVKMYPVEDFEASFQFMQECAQYFLEVKDKDIKHALAGLFVEILIPVAAAVKNEVNVPCLKNFVEILYQTTFDLSSRKKHSLALYPLVTCLLCVSQKQFFLNNWHIFLTNCLSHLKMPSNNSIRKQIETLQNKDPKMSRVALESLYRLLWVYIIRIKCESNTVTQSRLLSIVSALFPKGSRSVVPRDTPLNIFVKIIQFIAQERLDFAMKEIIYDLLCVGKSHKTFTINPERMNIGLRAFLVIADSLQQKDGEPPMPTTGVIMPSGNTLRVKKIFLATTLTDEEAKVIGMSLYYPAVRKALDNILRHLDKEVGRSMSMTNVQMSNKEPEDMITGERKPKIDLFRTCVAAIPRLIPDGMSRQDLIELLAKLTIHMDEELRGLAFTTLQALMVDFPEWREDVLSGFVYFIVREVTDVHPTLLDNAVKMLLQLISQWRQAVQTSNKTHEAQQGPGSKPSLPFERSPLWGVLHVVEGLALVVLCSCRPATRRLAVNVLKEVRALHTALGITKGDEELAIDVMDRLSASVLESFIHLTGADQTNLLYCPSGIDLQTLAEWSSSPISHQFDVVSPSHIWVFAHVTQGQDPWVISLSSYLRQEHLPKHCPTALNYAWMFAYTRLQLLSPQVDINSPINAKKLNSLSSSSDSYVGLWRNYLILCCSSATSSPNSSSSTSGSVRCSPPETLASTPDSGYSYDSKIIGTPSPSSLFKHVVPMMRSESMDITESLVLGLGRTNPVAFRELIEELNPIIKEALERRPENMKRRRRRDILRVQLVRIFELLADAGVISQTASGGLDGESHSLNSTLLEYVDLTRQLLEAENDKDSDTLKDIRCHFSALVANIIQNVPVHQRRTIFPQQSLRHSLFMLFSHWAGPFSIMFTPLDRYSDRNMQINRHQYCALKAMSAVLCCGPVADNVGLSSDGYLYKWLDNILDSQDRKVHQLGCEAVMLLLELNPDQSNLMFWAVDRCYTGSRRVAAGCFRAIANVFHNRDYQFDTVVLLNLILFKAADSSRDIYEVAMQLLQILEPKLFRYAHKLEIQRTDGILTPPSPLPHLYSVSYYHLSEELARTYPELTMPIFSEVSQRIQTAHPGGRQVMLHYLLPWMNNVELVEFKPSPRRQETPVCEDEEDAHERDMMMVNSRRWLRGEGWGSPHATTMVLNNLMFMTAKYGDEFAWSEIENVWTTLADSWPKNLKIILHFLISMSGVNSEPSLLPYVKRVVVYLGRDKTMQLLEELMCELDLTDPVSSAVTHMDNPPYYRITSSYKIPSVTSAGTTSSSNTMVPGTDGHHDSSKNKDPNMDDSYTHLDIYSGLNSNLNRQHHRLESRYSSSSGGSYEEEKGDSMPLYANWRLKVMDHNRPEPLPFPPTGGCWSPLVDYLPETNTPGVPLHRCNIAVILLTDLIVDHGVKVEWSAYLHLLLHSIFIGLDHQHPEVYEHCKRLLLHLLVVQGTNSSVQSLASVLLRNREYNDPKVLTVKPPPHEFNLTGLCDFVPDYQPSPMTDSGLSSISTSSSISLGAGGVPLPHLTPTLINEVDVTTEQYEKVKALIEFVTARKRGPLWNHEDVSPKNPNIKSADQLSVFLRHVVTVFKQSQSGFQLEQLLSEVALQTALSCSSRHYAGRSFQIFRALKQPLTAATLSDVLSRLVETVGDPGEEAQGFVIELLLTLESGIDTLADTVKNYDLLTALAQASAHEHLLGAKFAANRKSTGQLNLSSGGLFHHGHYPHSHTRSNSLRASLMGERKGDRRRSNTLDIADRLAGSHGNLARTQSLSSLREGGGGGPGEEAIPPVDPSNLMATVFWIAASLLESDYEFEYLLALRLLNKLLGQLPLENADSRERLERVQAKLKWYSFPGLLQLFLKGFTSASTQELTIHLLSKLISVSRHTLVDPSQVAGKRAGFPLNILCLLPHLIQHFDSPTPFCKETADKIAKVCAEEKSATLSNLAHMMSLYSTHSYSRDCTNWINVVCRYLHDAFAEITFNLVTYLAELLEKGLPSMQQSLLQIIYSLLSHIDLSAAPVKQFNLEIMKIIGKYVQSPYWKEAQNILKLVVSRSASLVVPDEVQRSYSTESSGSPEIAFTRIFNNSSKELPGKTLDFHFDISETPIIGQKYGDQRTAAGRNGKPQVIAVTRSTSSTSSGSNSNGLVPVSWKRPQLSQRRTREKLMNVLSLCGPESGVPKNPSVRHLACQTVVFSSNEDLDSGDQQTSLIPTVEEVVREEDMQGEDAGSEQQFGVFKDFDFLDVELEDAEELQGESMDNFNWGVRRRSLDSMDKGEGDGDTPSLQECQYTGSTPSLNLTNQEDTDESSEEEVLSASQILTRSGLMNSDSATDDATSNHVDSLQQSQESSSSALTEETTALLPRLDSPALEMPRSDSINSQLPEDGVSMTAADELSSSVSTDTGFGSSAPPLPPELCDLTDSQDPHDDLDPAHPPPPAIDTPPGSLCEERDSLTALPMLLPPILDSPCGSVCEEDVTLALKELDERCEEEEADFSDMSSSYLHVEKQNLWGVSQQPECYWHQYLSQDEGDQDGFPEIQASPPPSPFLSAILAAFQPVAYDDEEDAWRCHVNQMLSDTDGSSAVYTFHVFSRLFKSMQRKFGFITHSSVRFLGERLQRMGNQFLSSLEVMTSHSQCPTVLLDAETLVSCGLLETLKFSVLELQEHLDTYNGKREAAEEWLENCRKTFGDKDCNQGPNTQAQQMEKLAELELCRRLYKLHFQLLLLFQAYCKLISHVDTIKREAEVTNMSEELAILESCLKQAESGVDGQEDVGVSDASQTSTETAIQSLIETLRARDFSSALTQVKTFRSLWPNDIFGNESDNAVQTLLHIYFRHQTLGQTGCLAVVGPSRDLSQASGRLMELNLQIREALSQTQACQTPQTTVVSTGL, from the exons GTACCCTGGCCCCAACACTGGCAATGTGCACATCATAGCAGACCTGTATGCTGAGGTCATCGGAGTGCTCACACAGTCAAA GTTCCAGGCGGTGCGTAAGAAGTTCATCACGGAGCTGAAGGAGCTGAGGCAGAAGGAGCAGAGCCCCTACGTGGTCCAGAGCATCATCAGCCTCATCATGGGCATGAAGTTCTTCAGGGTCAAGATGTACCCCGTGGAGGACTTTGAGGCCTCCTTCCAGTTCATGCAG GAGTGTGCCCAGTATTTCCTGGAGGTGAAGGATAAGGACATAAAGCATGCGTTGGCTGGCCTCTTTGTTGAGATCCTCATCCCTGTTGCTGCT GCGGTGAAGAATGAAGTCAACGTGCCGTGCCTCAAGAACTTTGTGGAGATACTCTACCAGACAACCTTTGACCTTAGCTCCAGAAAGAAGCACTCTTTG gctCTATATCCTCTGGTGACGTGCCTGCTGTGTGTCAGTCAGAAGCAGTTCTTCCTCAATAACTGGCACATCTTCCTCACAAACTGCCTCTCGCACCTGAAG ATGCCGTCTAACAACAGCATCCGAAAGCAGATTGAGACACTGCAG AACAAAGATCCCAAAATGTCCCGTGTGGCGCTGGAGTCGCTCTACAGACTGCTGTGGGTCTACATCATCAGGATCAAGTGTGAGAGCAACACCGTCACACAGAG CCGGCTGCTCAGCATTGTTTCAGCACTTTTCCCCAAAGGCTCCCGTAGCGTGGTGCCAAGGGACACGCCCCTCAACATCTTCGTCAAGATCATCCAGTTCATAGCTCAG GAAAGGCTTGACTTTGCTATGAAGGAGATCATTTATGACCTCCTGTGTGTGGGGAAATCTCACAAGACCTTCACCATCAATCCAGAG agGATGAATATTGGCCTGAGGGCCTTCCTGGTGATAGCTGACAGTCTGCAGCAGAAGGACGGGGAGCCGCCCATGCCCACCACAGGGGTCATCATGCCCTCAGGAAACACCCTGCGGGTCAAAAAGATCTTCCTCGCCACCACCCTCACTGACGAGGAGGCCAAGGTCATCG GCATGTCGCTGTACTACCCAGCGGTGAGAAAGGCCCTGGACAACATCCTGCGTCATCTGGACAAGGAGGTGGGGCGCTCCATGAGCATGACCAACGTCCAGATGTCCAATAAGGAGCCTGAGGATATGATCAC GGGGGAAAGGAAGCCAAAGATCGATCTGTTCCGTACGTGTGTGGCGGCCATCCCCAGACTGATCCCAGACGGCATGAGCAGACAGGACCTCATCGAGCTGCTGGCCAA gctGACCATCCACATGGATGAGGAGCTGCGTGGCCTGGCCTTCACCACCCTGCAGGCCCTAATGGTGGACTTCCCAGAGTGGAGGGAGGACGTGCTCTCTGGCTTCGTCTACTTCATTGTGCGCGAGGTCACCGATGTCCACCCCACGCTGCTGGACAACGCCGTCAAGATGCTTCTGCAACTCATCAGCCAGTGGAGGCAGGCCGTCCAGACCAGCAACAAGACCCACGAGGCACAG CAGGGCCCTGGCAGCAAGCCGTCTCTCCCCTTTGAGCGCTCTCCTCTGTGGGGGGTGTTGCACGTGGTGGAGGGCCTGGCGCTGGTGGTGCTGTGCAGCTGTCGCCCCGCCACCCGCAGGCTGGCTGTTAATGTCCTCAAAGAGGTCAGAGCCCTGCACACTGCTCTGGGCATCACCAAG GGAGACGAGGAGTTGGCCATAGATGTGATGGACAGACTAAGTGCATCTGTGCTGGAGAGCTTCATCCATCTCACAGGAGCTGACCAG ACCAACCTGCTATACTGCCCCAGTGGTATCGACTTGCAGACGCTGGCAGAATGGAGCTCGTCTCCCATCAGCCACCAGTTTGACGTGGTCAGCCCGTCGCACATCTGGGTGTTTGCCCACGTGACGCAGGGCCAGGACCCCTGGGTCATCAGCCTGTCCAGCTACCTGCGTCAGGAGCACCTCCCCAAGCACTGCCCCACCGCACTCAACTATGCCTGGATGTTCGCCTATACTCGCCTGCAGCTGCTCTCTCCACAAGTGGATATCAA CAGCCCTATAAATGCTAAGAAGCTGAACAGCCTGAGCAGCAGTAGTGACTCGTACGTGGGGCTGTGGAGGAACTACCTGATCCTCTGTTGTAGCTCCGCCACTTCCTCCcctaactcctcctcctccacctctggcTCCGTCCGCTGCTCCCCGCCTGAGACGCTGGCGTCCACGCCGGACAGCGGCTACAGCTATGACTCTAAG ATTATTGGCACTCCGTCCCCCTCATCCCTGTTCAAACACGTTGTCCCGATGATGCGCTCTGAGAGCATGGACATCACAGAGTCACTCGTCCTGGGGCTTGGCAGGACCAACCCCGTGGCCTTCAG AGAGTTGATAGAGGAACTGAACCCCATCATTAAGGAGGCTCTGGAGAGGAGACCCGAG AACATGAAGCGTCGCAGGCGTCGTGACATCCTGAGGGTCCAGCTGGTCCGGATCTTTGAGCTGCTGGCCGATGCTGGTGTCATCAGTCAGAC GGCGAGTGGCGGTCTGGACGGGGAGAGTCACTCTCTGAACTCGACACTGTTGGAATATGTGGATCTGACGAGACAGCTGCTGGAGGCTGAGAATGACAAAGACTCCGACACACTGAAGGACATCCGCTGCCACTTCAGCGCTCTGGTGGCCAACATCATTCAGAACGTCCCAg TGCACCAGAGGAGGACCATCTTCCCCCAGCAGTCTCTGAGACACAGTCTGTTCATGTTGTTCAGCCACTGGGCCGGGCCCTTCAGCATCATGTTCACCCCACTAGACCGCTACAGCGACCGCAACATGCAGATCAACCGACACCAGTACTGTGCACTCAAG GCCATGTCTGCAGTGTTGTGCTGTGGTCCAGTGGCTGATAACGTAGGCCTCTCCTCTGATGGTTATCTCTACAAGTGGCTGGACAACATCCTGGACTCTCAGGACAGAAAG GTGCACCAGTTGGGCTGTGAGGCAGTGATGCTGCTGTTGGAGCTGAACCCAGACCAGAGTAACCTGATGTTCTGGGCTGTGGACCGCTGCTACACTGGCTCACGCCGCGTGGCTGCCGGCTGCTTCAGGGCCATCGCCAACGTCTTTCACAACAG GGATTACCAGTTTGACACTGTGGTGCTGCTGAATCTGATCCTGTTCAAGGCGGCTGATTCATCCAGAGATATCTATGAGGTGGCCATGCAGCTGCTGCAG ATCTTGGAGCCCAAGCTCTTCCGTTACGCTCATAAACTGGAGATCCAGAGAACAGATGGGATCctgacccctccctcccccctgccACACCTCTACTCTGTCTCCTACTACCATCTGTCTGAGGAGCTGGCCAGGACATACCCAGAGCTCACCATGCCCATCTTCTCAG AGGTGAGCCAGCGTATCCAGACAGCACACCCTGGTGGTCGCCAGGTGATGCTGCACTACCTCCTGCCCTGGATGAACAACGTGGAGCTGGTGGAATTCAAGCCGTCGCCACGGAGACAGGAGACCCCCGTCTGTGAGGATGAGGAGGACGCCCACGAGCGTGACATGATGATGGTCAACAGCCGGCGCTGGCTCAGAGGGGAGGGCTGGGGCTCCCCGCATGCCACCACCATGGTGCTCAACAACCTCATGTTCATGACCGCCAAG TATGGGGATGAGTTTGCGTGGTCAGAGATAGAGAACGTGTGGACCACCCTGGCAGACAGCTGGCCAAAGAACCTGAAGATTATCCTCCACTTCCTCATCAGCATGTCAGGGGTCAACAGTGAGCCCAGCCTCCTGCCCTAT GTGAAGCGTGTGGTGGTGTACCTGGGCAGGGAtaagactatgcagctgctggaGGAGCTGATGTGTGAGCTGGACCTGACAGACCCAGTGAGCTCTGCTGTCACTCACATGGACAACCCTCCTTACTACCGCATCACCTCCAGCTACAAGATCCCCTCCGTCACCTCAGCAG GAACCACCTCCAGCAGTAACACCATGGTGCCAGGAACCGACGGTCACCATGACAGCAGCAAGAATAAAGACCCCAACATGGATGACAG TTACACCCATCTGGACATCTACAGTGGTCTGAACAGTAACCTGAACCGTCAGCACCACCGCCTGGAGTCTCGCTACAGCAGCAGCTCTGGAGGATCCTATGAGGAGGAGAAGG GTGACTCCATGCCGCTGTATGCGAACTGGCGTCTGAAGGTGATGGACCACAACCGTCCCGAgcccctccctttccctcccacAGGGGGCTGCTGGTCCCCTCTGGTGGACTACCTGCCAGAGACCAACACCCCTGGAGTACCCCTCCACAG GTGTAACATCGCTGTCATCCTACTGACTGACCTCATAGTGGACCATGGGGTCAAAGTGGAGTGGAGCGCCTACCTTCACCTCCTGCTGCACTCCATCTTCATAG GGTTGGACCACCAGCACCCTGAGGTCTACGAGCACTGCAAACGCCTACTGCTTCACCTGCTGGTCGTCCAGGGAACCAACAGCAGCGTCCAATCCCTGGCCTCCGTTCTATTGCGCAACCGAGAGTACAACGACCCCAAGGTGCTGACGGTGAAGCCACCGCCCCACGAGTTCAACCTCACAG GATTGTGTGACTTTGTGCCAGACTACCAGCCGTCTCCCATGACAGACTCAGGCCTGAGCTCCATCTCCACGTCGTCCAGCATCAGCCTTGGTGCAGGAGGAGTCCCCCTGCCCCACCTCACCCCCACCCTGATCAACGAGGTGGACGTCACCACAGAGCAGTACGAGAAGGTCAAAGCCCTCATCGAGTTTGTCACCGCCAG GAAGCGGGGGCCCCTGTGGAACCATGAGGATGTGTCACCCAAGAACCCCAACATAAAGAGTGCTGACCAGCTGAGCGTGTTCCTCAGACATGTCGTGACCGTCTTCAAACAGTCCCAGTCAG GTTTCCAGCTGGAGCAGTTGCTGAGTGAGGTCGCCCTGCAGACTGCTCTGTCCTGCTCGTCTCGTCACTATGCAGGGCGCTCCTTCCAGATCTTCAGGGCTCTCAAACAACCCCTCACAGCCGCCACACTTTCTGATGTCCTCTCACGCCTCGTAGAGACAGTGGGCGACCCTGGAGAGGAGGCACAG GGTTTTGTTATCGAGCTGCTGCTGACTCTTGAGTCAGGGATCGACACGCTCGCTGACACTGTCAAGAACTATGACCTCCTCACTGCCTTGGCACA GGCCTCTGCCCATGAGCACCTGCTGGGGGCCAAGTTTGCAGCCAATAGGAAGAGCACGGGCCAGCTGAACCTGAGTAGCGGTGGTCTGTTCCACCACGGCCACTACCCCCACAGCCACACCCGTAGCAACTCCCTCCGCGCCAGTCTCATGGGTGAACGTAAGGGAGACCGTCGCCGCAGTAACACCCTAGACATCGCTGACCGGCTGGCCGGTAGCCACGGCAACCTAGCCCGAACGCAGAGCTTGTCGTCGTTGCGGGAGGGTGGCGGAGGGGGTCCTGGGGAGGAGGCCATCCCTCCTGTGGACCCATCCAACCTGATGGCCACGGTGTTCTGGATAGCAGCCTCCCTCCTGGAGTCGGACTATGAGTTTGAGTACCTGCTGGCCCTGCGGCTGCTCAACAAGCTACTGGGCCAGCTGCCCCTGGAGAACGCAGACAGCAGGGAGAGGCTGGAGAGGGTGCAGGCCAAGCTGAAATGGTACAGCTTCCCTGGTCTGCTGCAACTCTTCCTCAAGGGCTTCACCTCAGCCTCCACCCAGGAGCTCACCATCCACCTGCTCAGCAAGCTCATCAGCGTCTCCCGCCACACTCTGGTCGACCCCTCCCAGGTGGCAGGTAAGAGAGCAG GTTTTCCTCTGAACATCCTGTGCCTGCTGCCTCACCTCATCCAGCACTTTGACAGCCCCACTCCGTTCTGCAAGGAGACGGCTGATAAGATAGCCAAGGTGTGTGCCGAGGAGAAGTCAGCCACGCTGTCTAACCTGGCCCACATGATGAGCCTGTACAGCACACACAGCTACTCCAGAGACTGCACCAACTGGATCAACGTGGTGTGTCGTTACCTACATGACGCCTTCGCTGAGATCACCTTCAATCTGGTCACATACCTGGCCGAG CTGCTGGAGAAAGGCCTACCCAGCATGCAGCAGTCCCTGCTACAGATCATCTACAGCCTGCTGAGTCACATTGACCTGTCGGCTGCACCTGTCAAACAGTTCAATCTGGAGATCATGAAGATCATCGGCAAATATGTCCAG AGCCCGTACTGGAAGGAGGCCCAGAACATCCTGAAGCTGGTGGTGTCTCGGTCGGCCAGCCTGGTGGTGCCAGACGAGGTGCAGCGCTCCTACAGCACAGAGTCCTCTGGATCCCCAGAGATCGCCTTCACTCGCATCTTCAACAACTCCTCTAAGGAGCTGCCCGGCAAGACGCTGGACTTCCACTTCGACATCTCAGAG ACGCCCATCATAGGGCAAAAGTACGGGGACCAGCGCACAGCTGCAGGGCGGAATGGGAAGCCGCAAGTCATCGCTGTGACCCGGAGCacgtcctccacctcctctggatcCAACTCCAACGGCCTGGTGCCTGTCAGCTGGAAGAGGCCCCAACTCTCTCAG AGGAGAACCAGAGAAAAGCTCATGaacgttctctctctgtgtggtccTGAGTCTGGCGTTCCCAAGAATCCTTCTGTAAGACACCTGGCATGTCAAACT GTGGTGTTCTCATCCAACGAGGACCTGGACTCAGGTGATCAGCAAACCAGTTTGATCCCCAcggtggaggaggtggtgaggGAGGAGGACATGCAGGGAGAGGATGCAGGAAGTGAGCAGCAGTTTGGAGTCTTCAAGGACTTTGATTTCCTGGACGTGGAGCTGGAGGATGCTGAG gagttgcaG GGGGAGAGCATGGACAACTTTAACTGGGGCGTACGTCGGCGCTCCCTGGACAGCATGGACAAGGGGGAGGGAGACGGGGACACGCCATCCCTGCAGGAGTGCCAGTACACCGGGAGCACGCCCAGCCTCAACCTCACCAACCAGGAGGACACGGACGAGTCCTCTGAGGAGGAGGTACTGAGCGCTAGCCAGATTCTCACCCGCTCTGGCCTC ATGAACAGTGACTCGGCTACGGACGATGCCACGTCCAACCACGTGGACTCTCTGCAGCAATCCCAGGAGTCGTCCAGCAGTGCCCTGACAGAGGAGACCACGGCCCTGCTGCCCCGCCTGGACAGCCCTGCACTGGAGATGCCCCGCTCTGACTCAATCAACAGTCAGCTGCCTGAG GACGGGGTGAGCATGACGGCAGCAGATGAGCTGAGCAGCAGCGTGAGCACGGACACGGGGTTTGGCAGCAGCGCCCCCCCTCTGCCCCCTGAGCTGTGTGACCTCACAGACTCCCAGGATCCCCACGACGACCTGGACCCGGCCCACCCTCCCCCTCCGGCCATAGACACCCCGCCGGGGTCCCTCTGTGAGGAGAGGGACTCCCTCACAGCCCTGCCCATGCTGCTGCCCCCCATCCTAGACAGCCCCTGTGGCTCTGTGTGTGAGGAGGACGTGACGCTGGCGCTGAAGGAGCTTGACGAACGCTGTGAGGAGGAAGAGGCCGACTTCTCCGATATGTCCAG TTCATACTTGCATGTGGAGAAGCAGAATCTGTGGGGAGTGAGCCAGCAACCAGAGTGTTACTGGCATCAATATCTCAG TCAAGATGAGGGCGATCAAGATGGTTTCCCCGAGATCCAGGCATCTCCGCCCCCCTCGCCCTTCCTCTCCGCCATCCTGGCCGCTTTCCAGCCCGTTGCCTATGACGACGAGGAGGACGCCTGGCGTTGCCATGTCAACCAGATGTTGTCGGACACGGATGGGTCCTCTGCTGTGTACACCTTCCATGTGTTCTCCCGACTGTTtaag AGCATGCAGAGGAAGTTTGGCTTCATCACCCACTCGTCAGTGCGTTTCCTAGGAGAGAGGCTGCAGCGAATGGGGAACCAGTTCCTCAGCTCCCTAGAGGTCATGACCTCTCACTCCCAGTGCCCCACAGTGCTGCTGGATGCTGAGACG TTGGTGTCATGTGGACTGCTGGAGACTCTGAAGTTTAGTGTGCTGGAGTTGCAGGAACACCTGGACACCTACAACGGCAAGAGAGAGGCGGCTGAGGAG TGGCTGGAGAACTGCAGGAAAACGTTTGGCGACAAAGACTGCAACCAAGGACCCAACACTCAGGCCCAG CAAATGGAAAAACTAGCA gagctGGAGCTGTGTCGCAGGCTCTATAAGCTGCACTTCCAGCTGCTGCTACTCTTCCAGGCCTACTGTAAACTCATCAGTCATGTGGACACCatcaagagagaggcagag gTGACCAACATGTCAGAGGAGCTGGCCATTCTTGAGAGCTGTTTGAAGCAGGCGGAGTCAGGGGTTGATGGACAGGAGGATGTGGGCGTGTCGGATGCCTCCCAGACCAGTACGGAGACGGCCATCCAATCACTTATTGAGACCCTGAGGGCCAGAGACTTCAGCTCTGCCCTCACACAGGTCAAAACCTTCAG GTCTCTGTGGCCTAACGACATCTTTGGGAACGAGTCAGACAACGCGGTCCAGACTCTCCTGCACATCTACTTCCGTCACCAGACGCTGGGCCAGACAGGCTGCCTGGCCGTGGTGGGGCCCAGCAGGGACCTGTCCCAGGCCAGCGGCCGCCTCATGGAGCTCAACCTGCAGATCAGAGAGGCTCTGAGCCAGACCCAGGCCTGCCAGACCCCCCAGACCACAGTGGTCAGCACTGGACTGTGA